The following proteins are encoded in a genomic region of Leptospira yasudae:
- the hemB gene encoding porphobilinogen synthase has translation METKQRRIRLNAPLRDLASSESLNSKKLIQPLFIVEGLKEKEKMDSLPGVFRDTEGSVLKQVESDLKAGVSHFILFLVPELKSNTEIPKPFYERSISTLKKEFPNAFLWIDTCMCSLTTHGHCGLLHRDGSIDNPSSVKHLSKIALTYAQAGADGIAPSDMMDGRVRSHRAILDTNGFSNIPILSYSTKFKSNFYGPFRAAADSAPGHGDRSSYQIDVRNREDSILSSLRDKEEGADFLMVKPGMTSIDLIGPIREQTGLPTGAYQVSGEYASIHYLAQNGFCDFDAALRETWQIFSRAGASYLITYAARRGKEILS, from the coding sequence TTGGAAACCAAACAAAGAAGAATCAGGCTTAACGCCCCGCTCAGAGATCTCGCGTCTTCGGAAAGTTTAAATTCAAAAAAACTAATACAGCCTTTGTTTATCGTGGAAGGCCTGAAGGAAAAAGAGAAGATGGATTCTCTTCCCGGCGTGTTTCGGGATACGGAAGGGTCCGTTTTAAAACAAGTGGAATCCGATCTCAAGGCGGGAGTTTCTCATTTTATTCTTTTTCTGGTTCCGGAACTCAAATCGAATACGGAAATCCCGAAGCCGTTTTACGAACGTTCGATTTCGACTTTAAAAAAAGAATTTCCGAACGCGTTTTTGTGGATCGATACTTGTATGTGTTCTTTGACGACGCACGGACATTGCGGTCTTCTGCATCGGGACGGAAGCATCGACAATCCTTCTTCCGTAAAACATCTTTCTAAAATCGCCCTGACCTACGCGCAGGCCGGTGCGGACGGGATCGCGCCGAGCGACATGATGGACGGAAGGGTTCGCAGTCACCGTGCGATCTTGGATACGAACGGTTTTTCGAATATTCCAATTTTAAGTTATTCTACTAAGTTCAAAAGCAACTTCTACGGACCGTTTCGTGCGGCCGCGGATTCCGCTCCGGGGCACGGAGATCGTTCTTCGTATCAGATCGACGTTCGCAATCGGGAGGATTCCATTCTTTCTTCGCTTCGCGACAAGGAAGAAGGCGCCGATTTTCTGATGGTCAAACCCGGAATGACTTCGATCGATTTGATCGGTCCGATCCGAGAACAAACCGGGCTGCCGACGGGAGCGTATCAGGTCAGCGGAGAATACGCATCGATTCATTATCTCGCACAAAACGGCTTCTGCGATTTTGACGCAGCGCTTCGCGAAACCTGGCAGATTTTTTCGAGAGCCGGGGCTTCGTATTTAATCACGTATGCCGCAAGAAGAGGAAAGGAGATTTTATCGTGA
- the metF gene encoding methylenetetrahydrofolate reductase [NAD(P)H], with protein sequence MKKVSEIYGSAKGPVYSFEFFPPKTPEGDVKLMETVKELSRLNPDFVTVTYGAGGSTRDKTVQILSEISKNYSVPTVSHFTCVGANRDQIRETLKGIRSAGIVNLMALRGDPPKGEGEFKKTEGGFANATELISFIRSEKMDFCIGGGCYPEKHPNAKTLEEDVRNLKLKVEAGTDFLVSQLFFVNSIFENFLNLVRKVGITIPVIPGIMPITSFSQIERFRSLAACEFPSSLIEDLQEVEHRPEEFYRRSLNFTVKQCRELLAMGAPGIHLYTLNQSHASYDIVRELKG encoded by the coding sequence ATGAAAAAAGTATCTGAAATTTACGGCTCTGCAAAAGGGCCGGTGTATTCGTTTGAATTCTTCCCTCCGAAAACTCCGGAAGGAGATGTGAAATTGATGGAGACGGTGAAAGAACTGTCTCGTTTGAATCCCGACTTTGTAACGGTGACATACGGCGCCGGAGGTTCGACCAGGGATAAAACCGTGCAGATTTTGTCGGAGATTTCTAAGAATTATTCCGTTCCGACGGTTTCTCATTTTACCTGTGTCGGTGCAAATCGAGATCAGATTCGGGAAACATTGAAAGGAATTCGTTCCGCGGGAATCGTCAATCTGATGGCGCTGCGCGGAGATCCTCCCAAGGGCGAAGGCGAATTCAAAAAAACCGAGGGCGGATTTGCAAACGCGACGGAGCTAATTTCGTTTATCCGTTCCGAAAAGATGGATTTTTGTATCGGCGGCGGTTGTTATCCCGAAAAACATCCGAATGCAAAAACTCTCGAAGAGGACGTTCGCAATCTAAAATTAAAAGTGGAAGCGGGAACGGATTTTTTGGTTTCTCAGCTTTTCTTTGTGAATTCCATCTTTGAGAATTTTTTAAATCTCGTGAGAAAGGTCGGAATTACGATTCCAGTGATTCCGGGAATTATGCCGATCACTTCGTTTTCTCAGATTGAACGATTCCGGTCTTTGGCGGCCTGCGAGTTTCCTTCTTCTTTGATCGAAGATTTGCAGGAAGTCGAGCATCGCCCCGAGGAATTTTATCGGAGAAGTTTGAATTTTACGGTGAAACAATGTCGCGAGCTCCTTGCGATGGGAGCCCCCGGGATTCATCTTTATACGCTCAATCAATCGCACGCGAGTTATGACATCGTCCGAGAATTAAAGGGATAA
- a CDS encoding helix-turn-helix domain-containing protein, with translation MGEHYPYIKFFADIIESGVWASLSSAAKTLYLVLLKFSDQHFKPVWPSTEVLLKLTGFKTKKSIIQGKRDLIQAGLLQVTPGTGHTSSRYYFCFNYQGSKIPPQGYISGYPGGGNLESPEVSGRRPQGSAEGTPNHINITITNNQNQEPEKKRMHLNLGSLEEKYGASTLAEALGIAKARGMETNLKYVQGICKNLIRTDLGAMPEFNQESKAPEQDATWNGFLHWSRERLTRSSLEILERIRVEPDGRTLCVLDGVPESLRMIIAKYFTEEIRPPILVIFSAKTEENRTTSSKY, from the coding sequence ATGGGCGAGCATTATCCATACATCAAATTTTTCGCAGATATCATCGAATCTGGCGTCTGGGCGAGCCTTTCTTCGGCCGCAAAAACGCTCTATCTGGTGCTGCTTAAATTTAGTGATCAACATTTCAAACCCGTCTGGCCCAGTACGGAAGTCCTACTCAAGCTGACCGGCTTTAAGACAAAAAAATCCATCATTCAAGGAAAGAGAGACCTGATCCAAGCAGGCTTACTCCAAGTAACCCCGGGAACGGGGCACACAAGTTCTCGTTATTATTTTTGCTTCAACTACCAAGGGTCCAAAATTCCACCGCAGGGGTATATTTCCGGATACCCGGGGGGTGGCAATTTGGAATCTCCGGAGGTATCAGGAAGGCGACCTCAGGGGTCGGCGGAAGGAACCCCAAACCATATTAATATAACCATAACCAACAATCAAAATCAAGAACCAGAAAAGAAGAGAATGCATTTGAATTTAGGTTCTTTAGAAGAAAAATACGGAGCCTCTACCTTGGCGGAAGCGCTCGGAATTGCAAAAGCTCGAGGCATGGAAACGAATTTAAAGTATGTTCAAGGAATTTGTAAGAACTTAATTCGGACTGACTTGGGAGCAATGCCGGAATTTAATCAGGAATCCAAGGCTCCTGAGCAGGATGCGACTTGGAACGGATTCTTACATTGGTCGCGGGAAAGACTCACTCGATCGAGCCTAGAAATCTTAGAACGAATTCGAGTCGAGCCGGATGGAAGAACACTTTGCGTGTTGGATGGCGTGCCGGAGTCGTTGCGAATGATCATAGCAAAGTACTTCACAGAGGAAATCCGTCCCCCGATATTGGTTATATTTTCCGCGAAAACAGAAGAAAATCGAACTACATCCTCGAAATATTAA
- a CDS encoding 1,4-dihydroxy-6-naphthoate synthase, which yields MELSLAYSPCPNDTFLFYHLAHGKATDQFRIREELHDVEELNRAAFAGKYQATKLSFAAYFSVMDRYSILDSGTALGRNCGPLLVYKKGKNPGNAKGKKILIPGELTTANLLLKLFLKNDFQPTAVRYDKIIPLLLAEEADFGVLIHEERFTYEKQGLVKLQDLGEWWEETTGKHIPLGAIAFRRDLGAPLKENFDSSLKHSLDLAYKNREETYEYILKHSQDTTREVVDAHIGLYVNEFTRSLGTDGREAILTLYRKGVEAGFLPTGKEEYLF from the coding sequence ATGGAACTCAGCTTAGCTTATTCTCCCTGTCCCAACGATACGTTTTTATTTTATCATCTTGCGCACGGAAAGGCGACGGATCAATTTCGAATCCGCGAAGAACTGCACGACGTCGAAGAGCTCAATCGTGCCGCGTTTGCAGGAAAATACCAAGCGACGAAACTTTCCTTTGCCGCGTACTTTTCCGTTATGGATCGATATTCGATTTTGGATTCGGGCACGGCGCTTGGGAGAAATTGCGGACCTCTTCTTGTTTATAAAAAAGGGAAGAATCCCGGAAACGCAAAAGGAAAAAAGATACTGATTCCGGGCGAACTTACCACCGCGAACTTGCTTTTAAAACTCTTCTTAAAGAACGACTTTCAACCGACCGCGGTTCGATACGACAAGATCATTCCACTTCTTCTTGCGGAAGAAGCGGACTTCGGCGTTCTCATTCACGAAGAAAGATTTACTTACGAAAAACAAGGACTGGTCAAACTTCAGGACCTCGGAGAATGGTGGGAAGAAACGACAGGCAAGCACATTCCGTTAGGCGCAATCGCCTTTCGCCGAGATTTGGGCGCTCCATTAAAGGAGAATTTCGATTCTTCCCTGAAACACAGCTTGGATCTGGCTTACAAAAATCGCGAAGAAACTTACGAATACATTCTCAAACATTCCCAAGATACGACCCGCGAAGTCGTGGATGCGCATATCGGATTGTATGTGAACGAATTTACACGTTCTCTCGGAACCGATGGAAGAGAGGCGATTCTTACCTTGTATCGAAAAGGTGTTGAAGCGGGCTTTCTTCCTACAGGAAAAGAAGAATATCTTTTTTAA
- a CDS encoding uroporphyrinogen synthase, translating into MSRVLKIGSRKSALARLQTYLVLGALREKYPDLIIELHFREASGDQDLQTPLWKMGSRGVFTQDLTKDLVDEKVDLVIHSWKDLDLEGHPGTTIFGVLDRADQRDVLLWKKSSLDKNSPEELKIQTSSPRREYNLKKFLVQSLPSRYKNSSLAFLPVRGNIQTRIRKWRESDADGLVLAKAALDRLLSENFPNSDELEYQEIRKFLKEALADSVFQIFPLSLNPSAPAQGAIAAEARSNDSWTIDLIRALSKPQVVQAVEEERRILKKFGGGCHQKIGVSILYRPFGKVLYQRGLTDSGETLEIEEQFSETIAPPAESVFKAYPVPGEAVKQRRVPLSSEEGFVLSADGKEDRKILPKELVLKDWLVTRGNAYPNIDPALEHKGLVWTSGLKTWVQLAERDIWVHGSLDALGEEELPKGILFGKPLDFVKCTHVGSTEIASGLERVLTYQTQPMEDHPDLSEKTHLFWMSASQFDKALSLYPQIRNRFHACGPGITSSHIRNVLGESANLSVFIHYESWLESLGLKEFKGNDLGNQTKKNQA; encoded by the coding sequence TTGTCCCGCGTTCTGAAGATCGGTTCCCGTAAAAGCGCACTCGCAAGACTTCAAACCTACCTTGTACTCGGCGCCCTCCGAGAAAAATATCCGGATCTAATCATCGAACTTCATTTTAGGGAAGCTTCCGGGGATCAGGATCTTCAAACCCCTCTTTGGAAAATGGGAAGCAGAGGCGTTTTTACGCAGGATTTAACGAAAGATCTTGTGGATGAAAAAGTCGATCTCGTGATCCATTCTTGGAAGGACTTGGATCTGGAAGGTCATCCGGGAACGACGATCTTCGGCGTTTTGGATCGAGCCGATCAAAGGGATGTGCTTCTTTGGAAAAAATCCTCCCTCGACAAAAATTCTCCGGAGGAATTGAAGATTCAGACTTCTTCTCCGCGCAGAGAATACAACCTAAAGAAATTCTTGGTTCAGTCCCTGCCTTCCCGTTATAAAAATTCCTCGCTCGCGTTTTTGCCGGTACGCGGTAATATTCAGACGAGAATCCGCAAATGGAGAGAATCCGACGCGGACGGTTTGGTTCTTGCAAAGGCCGCGCTCGATCGATTGTTATCGGAGAATTTTCCGAACTCGGACGAATTAGAATATCAAGAAATACGAAAATTCTTAAAAGAGGCGCTTGCCGATTCCGTTTTTCAGATTTTCCCTCTTTCTCTCAATCCTTCCGCCCCCGCGCAAGGCGCGATCGCCGCGGAAGCCAGATCGAACGACTCGTGGACGATCGATCTCATCCGCGCGTTGAGCAAACCGCAAGTCGTTCAAGCGGTGGAAGAAGAGCGTCGTATTCTAAAAAAATTCGGCGGCGGTTGTCACCAAAAGATCGGCGTTTCGATCTTATATCGCCCCTTTGGAAAGGTTTTGTACCAACGCGGATTGACCGATTCCGGCGAAACGCTCGAAATCGAAGAACAATTCTCCGAAACGATCGCTCCTCCCGCCGAATCGGTATTCAAAGCGTATCCCGTTCCCGGAGAAGCCGTAAAACAAAGGCGGGTTCCGCTTTCTTCCGAAGAAGGTTTTGTTCTTTCCGCGGACGGCAAAGAGGATCGGAAAATTCTTCCGAAAGAATTGGTTCTCAAGGATTGGCTCGTCACTCGAGGAAACGCATATCCGAACATCGATCCGGCATTGGAACACAAAGGCCTTGTGTGGACTTCCGGTTTAAAAACATGGGTTCAACTTGCGGAACGGGACATTTGGGTTCACGGTTCTTTGGATGCTCTCGGTGAAGAAGAGTTGCCCAAAGGAATTCTTTTCGGAAAACCGTTGGACTTCGTAAAATGCACGCACGTCGGTTCGACGGAGATCGCTTCCGGGCTGGAACGCGTGCTGACCTATCAAACACAGCCGATGGAAGATCATCCGGACTTATCCGAAAAGACGCACTTATTTTGGATGAGCGCATCTCAATTCGATAAGGCGCTTTCTTTATATCCGCAGATTCGAAATCGATTCCACGCTTGCGGACCCGGAATCACTTCCTCTCATATCCGGAACGTATTGGGAGAATCCGCAAATTTATCCGTCTTTATACACTACGAGTCTTGGTTGGAAAGTCTCGGACTCAAAGAATTCAAAGGAAACGACCTTGGAAACCAAACAAAGAAGAATCAGGCTTAA
- a CDS encoding discoidin domain-containing protein produces MNSESIRISHPGLIKIREIKSSGTSDLKEGKLLRYSEAKDSPGISALTLHFDGVSSLNQIRLHSNPQEAAFFPDTFRFEISMDGIVWEPILQETGFRRLNQKTGLWNFSLVQAKFLKLICQVSEKDGSGKYKIALGQLEVGISGIVKIGVSTEQDRFWVKENLIDQRPDYGWSSKESSKPSEEFFLVDLGSISRVNELRLLTPKLNPTFFPESFTVYYSEDDLSWNQLLEENQFLSEPGVWYQWRFLPTNVRYLKLVARQKERKGQEVYQTKIVELELYATPHLSDLTNKPTAEPLPYATVLRSGLVRLAVDGENSEGVAVQSNDRRLRDASTEYKGIVELAGDGEDKEGVVVQGNDKRLKHSTELAHGLVRLASNGENRAERVVQGNDDRLKAATVSSLGIVELAENGETKEGVVVQGNDDRLKIATAKKYGLAILSEPGASEPGKVVTADDPRIRKANTEFPGIVRFAKSGEDSADAAVQGNDKRLKIATAESYGIVQLAQSGESKEGLVVQGNDKRLRNATTSYPGIVEIATLGSNVPGKVVSADDPRLSDKRDPKPHTHDYAPLDHDFSSHTGFLKVKGNTEASYTNISPPPENHAPIYGKNESEKGAGIVGAGRNTGLIGYGEKYGVRGDSSSGEKDAAGIIGLAKRGFGGIFHSRSGVALYATGKGIASLGETGSGKALLAEGESEFSGTVRISTGKNSDCIARFFPVNPSDVISEGDILVMGEDGRLQKAKTANATHAIGVAVKSAALLFGGEAPADGTHWLVAVSGVVTVNADASAYPIQPGSLLVTGLTGGHAVRISAESLRPGSLFGKALSPLRSGKGQIQILLCCQ; encoded by the coding sequence ATGAATTCTGAATCAATTCGAATCAGCCACCCCGGTCTGATCAAAATCCGTGAAATCAAATCATCGGGGACCAGCGATTTAAAAGAAGGGAAATTGCTCCGTTATTCGGAAGCGAAAGATTCTCCCGGAATTTCCGCCCTCACCTTGCACTTTGACGGAGTTTCCAGCCTCAATCAAATCCGTCTTCATTCGAATCCGCAAGAAGCGGCATTTTTTCCCGACACGTTCCGTTTTGAAATCTCGATGGACGGAATCGTATGGGAACCGATTTTGCAAGAGACCGGATTTAGGCGTTTAAATCAGAAGACCGGGCTTTGGAATTTTTCTCTGGTTCAAGCTAAATTTTTAAAGCTGATCTGCCAGGTAAGCGAGAAGGACGGCTCGGGAAAATATAAGATCGCCCTTGGCCAGTTAGAAGTAGGAATTTCGGGCATCGTCAAAATTGGAGTCAGCACGGAACAAGATCGATTCTGGGTAAAAGAAAATCTCATCGATCAACGGCCTGACTACGGATGGTCATCAAAAGAATCTTCCAAGCCGTCGGAAGAATTCTTTCTTGTAGATTTAGGATCGATCAGTCGCGTGAATGAGCTGCGACTTTTGACTCCGAAATTAAACCCCACTTTTTTTCCGGAAAGTTTTACAGTTTATTACAGCGAAGACGATCTTTCTTGGAATCAGTTGCTGGAGGAGAATCAATTTTTATCCGAGCCGGGCGTTTGGTATCAATGGAGATTTTTGCCGACTAACGTCCGTTATTTGAAACTCGTTGCGCGCCAGAAAGAAAGAAAAGGCCAAGAAGTTTATCAGACAAAAATCGTAGAATTGGAATTATACGCGACGCCGCATTTGAGCGACCTCACGAATAAACCGACGGCCGAACCTCTTCCCTATGCAACCGTGTTGCGGTCAGGGTTGGTGCGTTTGGCGGTGGACGGGGAAAATTCGGAAGGAGTTGCGGTTCAATCCAACGACAGAAGATTGAGGGACGCTTCTACCGAATACAAAGGGATCGTCGAACTTGCGGGGGACGGAGAAGACAAGGAAGGCGTCGTTGTTCAAGGAAACGACAAACGTCTAAAACATTCCACGGAACTCGCGCACGGTTTGGTTCGTCTGGCATCTAATGGCGAAAATCGGGCAGAAAGAGTTGTTCAAGGAAATGACGACCGTTTGAAGGCGGCAACCGTTTCCAGTCTTGGAATTGTCGAACTCGCCGAGAACGGTGAAACGAAAGAAGGCGTGGTTGTTCAAGGAAACGACGATCGACTGAAAATCGCCACTGCGAAAAAATACGGACTGGCGATTCTTTCCGAACCGGGCGCGTCGGAACCCGGAAAAGTGGTCACCGCTGACGATCCGAGAATTCGAAAAGCGAATACGGAATTTCCGGGGATCGTTCGTTTTGCGAAAAGCGGAGAAGATTCGGCGGATGCGGCCGTTCAAGGAAATGATAAGCGCCTAAAAATCGCCACCGCGGAATCGTATGGAATCGTTCAGCTCGCACAGTCGGGCGAATCGAAAGAAGGTCTTGTCGTCCAGGGAAATGATAAACGGCTTCGCAACGCCACGACTTCTTATCCCGGGATCGTGGAGATTGCAACATTGGGCAGCAATGTGCCGGGAAAAGTTGTTTCTGCCGACGACCCGAGATTGTCCGACAAAAGAGATCCGAAGCCGCACACGCACGATTACGCGCCGTTGGATCACGACTTTAGTTCTCATACGGGATTCTTAAAAGTAAAAGGAAATACCGAAGCTTCTTATACGAACATTTCTCCCCCACCGGAAAATCATGCGCCCATTTATGGGAAGAATGAAAGCGAGAAAGGCGCCGGAATTGTCGGCGCGGGTCGGAACACCGGCTTGATCGGTTACGGAGAAAAATACGGAGTTCGGGGAGATTCTTCTTCGGGCGAAAAGGACGCAGCCGGAATTATAGGTCTCGCCAAACGAGGGTTTGGCGGAATATTCCATTCGAGATCCGGAGTTGCGCTTTACGCGACCGGAAAAGGAATCGCTTCCTTGGGAGAAACTGGATCGGGTAAGGCCCTGCTTGCGGAAGGAGAATCTGAATTTTCCGGTACTGTTCGAATTTCGACGGGAAAGAATTCCGACTGCATCGCGAGATTCTTTCCCGTAAATCCTTCGGACGTGATTTCCGAAGGCGACATTTTGGTCATGGGGGAAGACGGAAGGTTGCAAAAGGCAAAGACAGCTAACGCGACGCATGCGATCGGCGTTGCCGTGAAATCGGCGGCCTTGCTCTTCGGGGGCGAAGCACCTGCGGACGGAACTCATTGGTTGGTTGCGGTTTCTGGGGTCGTTACGGTGAATGCGGATGCGTCCGCGTATCCGATTCAACCTGGGAGCTTGCTCGTTACCGGTTTGACGGGCGGACACGCTGTTCGAATTTCGGCGGAATCTCTTCGTCCTGGTTCTTTGTTTGGTAAAGCTTTGAGCCCGCTTCGATCCGGAAAAGGTCAGATCCAGATTCTTCTTTGCTGTCAATAA
- a CDS encoding Cof-type HAD-IIB family hydrolase: MSFDPTQIHTIAVDLDGTLLNSKSRISPLTHSVLQKAIDQGKNLVIATGRRFYSTFAFAKEFKGEVHVVSNNGQILRKSPNAERIAESYLELDVVHKILHLGKEFHTPPILHVDRFEEGIDMLTEVPITDGMYHNYSGGDHSRTRSIGDLLSADLEKILVICFLSLRKEDLDSLVHKISALPEASSLRCILTKIPGVSYCVEIINVSVSKWSGISRFLSLKGLDGSGVISFGDERNDLEMLLHSGAGFAMKNAIPEIRNSARHVTRYSNEEDGVALALVENGIVLF; this comes from the coding sequence ATGTCTTTTGACCCGACACAAATTCATACGATCGCCGTCGATTTGGACGGAACTCTTCTAAACTCCAAAAGCAGAATTTCTCCCCTCACCCATTCCGTTCTGCAAAAGGCGATCGATCAGGGAAAAAATCTCGTGATCGCAACGGGCAGAAGATTTTATTCCACGTTCGCCTTTGCAAAAGAATTCAAGGGAGAAGTTCACGTCGTCTCCAATAACGGGCAGATTCTCCGTAAGTCTCCGAACGCGGAACGGATTGCGGAAAGTTATCTGGAACTCGACGTCGTACATAAAATTCTTCATTTAGGAAAAGAATTCCATACGCCGCCCATTCTGCATGTGGACCGGTTCGAGGAAGGCATCGACATGCTGACCGAGGTTCCGATCACGGACGGAATGTATCACAACTATTCCGGCGGAGACCATTCGCGAACAAGATCCATTGGAGATCTTTTGTCCGCCGATCTCGAAAAAATTTTAGTGATTTGTTTTTTATCTCTTCGCAAAGAAGATTTGGATTCTCTGGTTCATAAAATTTCCGCGCTGCCGGAAGCGTCTTCTCTTCGATGTATTCTCACCAAAATTCCCGGAGTGTCGTATTGCGTGGAAATCATCAACGTCTCCGTATCCAAATGGTCGGGCATTTCCCGATTCTTATCTCTTAAGGGATTGGACGGAAGCGGTGTGATCTCTTTCGGAGATGAAAGAAACGATTTGGAGATGCTGCTTCACAGCGGCGCGGGTTTTGCGATGAAGAATGCGATTCCGGAAATCAGAAATTCCGCGAGACACGTTACGCGATACAGCAACGAAGAGGACGGAGTCGCTCTCGCCTTAGTGGAGAACGGGATTGTTCTTTTTTGA
- the hemL gene encoding glutamate-1-semialdehyde 2,1-aminomutase has translation MSSQTSNSKLISESWKGQNSKELFERAVKVSPGGVHSPVRSFRSVGGTPVFFASASGATLTDIEGKEYVDYCLSFGPLILGHRDPEVEEVVRETAGLAWSFGAAEPYSLELAEFITNNVPWAEKVRFVNSGTEAVMSALRVARAATGREKILKFDGCYHGHLDALLVKAGSGLAGESSSDSAGISATAIANTLVLPLDDEAAVDKVFETEGKNIAALIIEPLPANYGLLIQRKEFLSKIVEIARKHGTLVVFDEVISGFRTGFQGMSGLLGIRPDLVTYGKIIGGGFPVGCYAGKKELLDLVAPSGPVYQAGTLSGNPFGMRAGFATLRKAQRDSVYSVLEDRTRILTREMIRLLNAKSDREWEAVTHSSLFWFRTKTKDAVRRIDQIPEGHKEGFAKVFHALLKHGIYLAPSGYEVGFLSWAHTDSVIAKTLELAEQALKEI, from the coding sequence GTGAGTTCGCAAACATCCAATTCAAAGTTGATTTCCGAATCTTGGAAAGGTCAAAACTCCAAGGAACTTTTTGAAAGAGCGGTGAAGGTTTCTCCCGGAGGAGTTCATTCTCCCGTGCGATCGTTCCGATCTGTGGGCGGAACTCCCGTCTTTTTCGCTTCGGCAAGCGGAGCCACGTTAACCGACATCGAAGGAAAAGAATACGTCGACTATTGTCTAAGCTTCGGTCCTTTGATCTTGGGCCACAGAGACCCCGAAGTCGAGGAAGTCGTTCGTGAAACCGCGGGTCTTGCGTGGAGTTTCGGAGCTGCGGAGCCCTACTCTCTCGAACTCGCCGAGTTTATCACAAACAATGTCCCTTGGGCCGAAAAGGTTCGTTTCGTGAATTCCGGAACCGAAGCCGTGATGAGCGCCCTTCGTGTCGCTCGGGCCGCAACCGGAAGGGAAAAAATTTTAAAGTTCGACGGATGTTATCACGGTCACTTGGACGCCTTGCTCGTGAAAGCGGGTTCCGGTCTTGCGGGAGAATCCTCTTCCGATAGCGCGGGAATCTCCGCAACCGCGATCGCAAACACTCTCGTTCTTCCTTTGGACGACGAAGCGGCGGTCGACAAGGTTTTTGAAACCGAAGGGAAGAATATCGCCGCATTGATCATCGAACCTCTTCCCGCAAACTACGGACTTTTGATTCAAAGAAAAGAATTCCTGTCAAAGATCGTCGAGATCGCGAGAAAACACGGAACGTTAGTCGTCTTTGACGAAGTAATTTCCGGTTTTAGAACGGGCTTTCAAGGAATGTCTGGTTTGCTCGGAATTCGTCCCGATCTCGTAACGTACGGAAAAATCATCGGGGGCGGTTTCCCGGTGGGCTGTTATGCGGGCAAAAAGGAATTATTGGATCTCGTCGCTCCTTCCGGTCCCGTGTATCAAGCGGGAACCTTGAGCGGGAATCCGTTCGGAATGAGAGCGGGTTTTGCTACGCTGCGGAAAGCGCAGAGGGATTCCGTTTATTCCGTGTTAGAGGATAGAACCAGGATTCTCACACGAGAAATGATTCGGCTTTTAAACGCGAAATCCGATCGGGAATGGGAGGCGGTCACTCATTCCTCCCTGTTCTGGTTCCGTACAAAAACGAAAGATGCGGTTCGCAGAATCGATCAAATCCCGGAAGGTCACAAAGAGGGATTCGCAAAAGTATTTCACGCTTTGCTAAAACACGGAATTTATCTCGCTCCTTCCGGTTACGAAGTCGGCTTTTTATCCTGGGCGCATACGGATTCGGTGATTGCAAAAACGTTGGAGCTCGCGGAGCAAGCGCTCAAAGAAATCTGA
- a CDS encoding glutamyl-tRNA reductase, whose product MWSTLRVYHSIQKDRENVEIPGSYSWMTCMRTIWVTDSRIHKEPSKLPSTLESYSGYEAYRFLLEVISGLHSRLLGETEVLAQFREQFKNASLPSSAFGEYLAKFRDSLIQDSRSIRSRYLQNIGEQSYGGLANKYLKDTKSVSLLGTGQLAEKILPWLKTRNVTLAGRNEERLAYLSKEADASVKLLSEWNPSGEAIVIAAPLDLSSVLDAIKPGTIVVDFREVPLEQKWPDSVQYISFAAMLDSLRETEERAMQIREQVQPALDDLVEERELEAQQFIFGWEDLTCPAF is encoded by the coding sequence ATGTGGTCCACTTTGCGAGTTTATCATTCAATCCAAAAGGATAGAGAGAATGTTGAGATTCCTGGTTCTTATTCCTGGATGACTTGCATGCGTACGATATGGGTCACTGACAGCAGAATTCATAAGGAACCTTCTAAACTTCCTTCCACTCTGGAATCGTATTCCGGTTACGAAGCGTATCGTTTTTTACTCGAAGTCATTTCCGGACTTCATTCCAGACTTTTAGGTGAGACGGAAGTTCTCGCTCAGTTTCGGGAACAATTTAAGAATGCTTCGCTCCCCTCTTCCGCGTTCGGGGAATATCTCGCAAAATTCAGAGACAGTCTGATCCAAGATTCAAGAAGCATTCGTTCCCGTTATCTTCAAAACATCGGCGAACAATCCTACGGCGGACTCGCGAATAAATATCTTAAGGACACGAAGTCCGTTTCTTTGTTGGGAACGGGACAACTCGCGGAAAAAATTCTTCCTTGGTTGAAGACGCGAAACGTGACTCTTGCGGGACGCAACGAAGAAAGACTCGCGTATCTTTCCAAAGAAGCGGACGCTTCCGTGAAATTGTTAAGCGAATGGAACCCTTCGGGAGAAGCGATCGTTATCGCTGCGCCTTTGGATCTTTCCTCGGTTCTCGACGCAATCAAACCGGGAACGATCGTCGTCGATTTCAGAGAAGTTCCTCTGGAACAAAAATGGCCTGATTCGGTGCAGTATATTTCGTTTGCGGCGATGTTGGATTCTCTTCGTGAAACCGAAGAAAGGGCGATGCAGATCCGCGAGCAGGTGCAGCCCGCGTTAGACGATCTCGTCGAAGAAAGAGAACTCGAAGCGCAGCAATTCATTTTCGGTTGGGAAGATTTGACTTGTCCCGCGTTCTGA